The Equus asinus isolate D_3611 breed Donkey chromosome 4, EquAss-T2T_v2, whole genome shotgun sequence genome has a segment encoding these proteins:
- the LOC123285298 gene encoding ATP-dependent RNA helicase DDX18-like, whose amino-acid sequence MGFTNMTEIQHKSIRPLLEGRDLLAAAKTGSGKTLAFLIPAVELIVKLKFMPRNGTGVLILSPTRELAMQTFGVLKELMTHHIHTYGLTMGGSNRSAEAQKLANGINIIVATPGHLLDHMQNTPGFMYKNLQCLVIDEADRILDVGFEEELKQIIKLLPTRRQTISFLPHKLEKLKTWRGFL is encoded by the exons atgggCTTTACAAACATGACCGAGATTCAGCATAAAAGCATCAGACCGCTTCTGGAAGGCAG GGATCTTCTAGCAGctgcaaaaacaggcagtggcAAAACCCTGGCATTTCTCATCCCTGCAGTTGAACTCATTGTTAAGTTGAAGTTCATGCCCAGAAATG GAACAGGAGTCCTTATTCTTTCACCTACGAGGGAGCTGGCCATGCAGACTTTTGGTGTTCTTAAGGAGCTAATGACACACCATATCCATACATATGGGTTAACAATGGGGGGCAGTAACAGATCTGCTGAAGCGCAGAAACTAGCTAATGGGATCAACATTATTGTGGCCACACCAGGCCATCTCCTGGACCACATGCAG aATACCCCAGGGTTTATGTATAAAAACCTGCAGTGTCTGGTTATTGATGAGGCTGACCGTATCTTGGATGTTGGGTTTGAAGAGGAATTAAAGCAAATTATTAAACTTCTGCCAA CACGCAGACAGACCATCTCTTTTCTGCCACACAAACTCGAAAAGTTGAAGACCTGGCGAGGATTTCTCTGA